The nucleotide sequence CCGAGAGTCCTAGAATCGCGCCCATGAGCGAGCAGCAGAGCGCCCCCACGACCACCGGCACCGGCACGACCCGCGTCAAGCGCGGCATGGCCGAGATGCTCAAGGGCGGCGTCATCATGGACGTCGTCACCGCCGAGCAGGCGAAGATCGCCGAGGACGCCGGCGCCGTCGCCGTCATGGCCCTCGAGCGGGTCCCCGCCGACATCCGCGCCCAGGGCGGTGTCTCGCGGATGAGCGACCCCGACATGATCGACTCGATCATCGAGGCCGTCTCCGTCCCGGTCATGGCCAAGGCGCGCATCGGCCACTTCGTCGAGGCGCAGGTCCTGCAGTCCCTCGGGGTCGACTACATCGACGAGTCCGAGGTCCTCACCCCGGCCGACTACGCCAACCACATCGACAAGTGGCAGTTCACCGTCCCCTTCGTCTGCGGCGCGACCAACCTCGGCGAGGCCCTGCGCCGCATCACCGAGGGCGCGGCGATGATCCGCTCCAAGGGCGAGGCCGGCACCGGCGACGTCTCGAACGCGACGACCCACATGCGCTCGCTGCGCAAGGAGATCAACCGCCTGCGCTCGATGGAGCCCGACGAGCTCTACGTCGCGGCCAAGGAGCTCCAGGCCCCGTACGACCTCGTCAAGGAGGTCGCCGAGACCGGCAAGCTGCCCGTCGTCCTCTTCACCGCGGGCGGCATCGCCACCCCGGCGGACGCCGCGATGATGATGCAGCTCGGCGCCGAGGGCGTCTTCGTCGGCTCCGGCATCTTCAAGTCGGGCAACCCGGCCGAGCGCGCCGAGGCCATCGTCAAGGCGACGACCTTCCACGACGACCC is from Arthrobacter sp. NEB 688 and encodes:
- the pdxS gene encoding pyridoxal 5'-phosphate synthase lyase subunit PdxS, with the protein product MSEQQSAPTTTGTGTTRVKRGMAEMLKGGVIMDVVTAEQAKIAEDAGAVAVMALERVPADIRAQGGVSRMSDPDMIDSIIEAVSVPVMAKARIGHFVEAQVLQSLGVDYIDESEVLTPADYANHIDKWQFTVPFVCGATNLGEALRRITEGAAMIRSKGEAGTGDVSNATTHMRSLRKEINRLRSMEPDELYVAAKELQAPYDLVKEVAETGKLPVVLFTAGGIATPADAAMMMQLGAEGVFVGSGIFKSGNPAERAEAIVKATTFHDDPDVIAKVSRGLGEAMVGINVDEIPQPHRLAERGW